The following proteins are encoded in a genomic region of Falsibacillus pallidus:
- the era gene encoding GTPase Era, whose amino-acid sequence MSNREHKSGFISIIGRPNVGKSTFLNRVIGQKIAIMSDKPQTTRNKVQGVYTQEDAQMIFIDTPGIHKPKHKLGDFMMKVAQNTLREVDLILFMVNADEGYGRGDEFIIEKLKEVKTPVFLVVNKIDQLQPDELLPIIEQYREFYPFKEIVPISALEGNNVDRLLEQIKLLLPEGPQYYPADQVTDHPERFIVSELIREKVLHLTREEIPHSIAVVIDKMSKDDNKDVIHVMATIVVERDSQKGIVIGKQGKLLKEVGKRARLDIENLLGSKVFLELWVKVQKDWRNKSIHLKDFGFRDDDY is encoded by the coding sequence ATGAGTAATCGTGAACACAAATCAGGATTTATTTCCATTATCGGAAGGCCGAACGTAGGGAAATCCACTTTTCTTAATCGGGTCATCGGCCAAAAAATCGCCATCATGAGTGATAAGCCGCAGACTACAAGAAACAAAGTCCAAGGGGTTTATACACAGGAAGATGCACAGATGATTTTCATTGATACACCTGGAATTCACAAACCAAAGCACAAACTAGGGGATTTCATGATGAAAGTCGCCCAAAATACGCTGAGGGAAGTGGACTTGATCCTCTTTATGGTAAATGCCGACGAAGGCTATGGCCGTGGGGATGAATTTATTATCGAAAAATTAAAGGAAGTCAAGACGCCGGTGTTTCTTGTTGTGAACAAGATCGATCAGCTTCAGCCTGATGAGCTATTGCCGATTATTGAACAATATAGAGAATTCTATCCCTTCAAAGAAATTGTTCCGATTTCTGCGCTTGAAGGCAATAATGTTGACCGTTTGCTGGAGCAGATTAAATTGCTGCTGCCGGAAGGCCCGCAATATTATCCGGCAGATCAAGTCACGGACCATCCAGAACGATTCATTGTGTCTGAACTAATTCGTGAAAAGGTCTTGCATTTGACAAGGGAAGAAATTCCGCATTCCATTGCAGTTGTAATCGATAAAATGTCCAAAGACGACAATAAAGATGTCATTCATGTCATGGCGACAATTGTGGTAGAAAGAGATTCCCAAAAAGGAATCGTTATAGGCAAGCAAGGTAAATTGCTGAAGGAAGTCGGCAAGAGAGCTCGCTTGGATATTGAAAATCTCCTTGGTTCAAAAGTCTTCCTTGAACTGTGGGTAAAGGTTCAAAAAGATTGGAGAAACAAATCAATCCATCTTAAGGATTTTGGATTCAGGGACGACGATTACTGA
- a CDS encoding cytidine deaminase, whose translation MNSQQLIIEAKNAREKAYVPYSKFKVGAALLTKDGKVYHGCNIENAAYSMCNCAERTALFKAYSEGDTQFEAIAVVADTTRPVPPCGACRQVISELCSKDMKVILTNLNGDIHELTVDELLPGAFSPEDLHE comes from the coding sequence ATGAATTCACAGCAATTAATCATAGAAGCGAAAAACGCCAGAGAAAAAGCCTATGTCCCTTATTCCAAGTTCAAAGTTGGCGCTGCCCTATTGACGAAGGATGGAAAGGTGTACCACGGCTGCAATATAGAAAATGCCGCATACAGCATGTGCAACTGTGCGGAAAGGACGGCTCTCTTCAAAGCGTATTCTGAAGGAGATACTCAGTTTGAAGCAATTGCAGTAGTTGCAGATACTACAAGACCGGTTCCTCCGTGTGGCGCATGCCGTCAAGTGATCTCTGAACTTTGTTCAAAAGATATGAAAGTCATCCTGACCAATCTGAATGGCGATATCCATGAACTGACAGTAGATGAATTGCTCCCAGGTGCATTCTCTCCGGAGGATCTACATGAGTAA
- a CDS encoding diacylglycerol kinase family protein, whose protein sequence is MDLKELRQSSKIRQFAASFLFAGNGLKYVMKHERNFKFHIGASIIAIILGTLLSLEKWEWLILLLTISGVLSLEIINTAIEKTVDLVTEEYHPTAKMAKDLAAGAVLLAAIFSVIIGCILFLPKIAHFFL, encoded by the coding sequence ATGGACTTAAAAGAGCTTAGGCAGTCATCGAAAATCCGGCAGTTTGCAGCTTCTTTCTTGTTTGCGGGCAACGGGCTTAAATATGTCATGAAGCATGAAAGGAATTTCAAATTCCATATTGGAGCTTCTATCATTGCCATTATTCTCGGCACCCTCCTTTCTTTAGAAAAATGGGAATGGCTGATTCTGCTGTTGACGATCTCAGGTGTCCTTTCCTTGGAAATAATCAATACAGCCATTGAGAAAACGGTGGACTTGGTAACGGAGGAATACCATCCGACAGCTAAAATGGCAAAAGACTTGGCTGCCGGCGCTGTCCTGCTGGCTGCCATCTTTTCCGTCATCATCGGATGCATACTTTTCCTTCCGAAAATTGCACACTTTTTTCTTTAA
- the ybeY gene encoding rRNA maturation RNase YbeY gives MTLMIDFMDETNEISMDDQELVQSLLDFAAKMEEVEPDSELSITFVDNEKIQEINRQYRDKDSATDVISFALEELGEGELEIVGADMPRVLGDIIISVPKTREQAEEYGHSFSRELGFLALHGFLHLLGYDHLTEEEEKEMFGRQKEILDSYGLKRA, from the coding sequence ATGACGTTGATGATTGATTTTATGGATGAAACCAATGAAATATCCATGGATGACCAGGAACTTGTTCAAAGCTTATTGGACTTTGCGGCAAAAATGGAAGAAGTCGAACCGGATAGTGAACTTTCGATTACTTTCGTTGATAATGAAAAAATACAGGAAATCAATCGACAATACAGAGATAAGGATAGTGCTACAGATGTTATTTCTTTTGCACTCGAAGAGCTTGGCGAAGGGGAATTAGAAATAGTTGGTGCAGACATGCCGCGGGTTTTAGGTGATATCATCATTTCTGTCCCAAAAACAAGAGAACAGGCAGAGGAATATGGACATTCTTTTTCAAGGGAGTTAGGATTCCTTGCACTCCATGGATTCCTTCATCTGCTGGGCTACGACCATTTGACAGAAGAAGAGGAAAAAGAAATGTTTGGACGCCAAAAAGAGATTTTGGACAGTTATGGACTTAAAAGAGCTTAG
- a CDS encoding HD family phosphohydrolase — protein MKMFTGIIFIGLALLIYGMLYSNVKPETYDIELFSVAQKNIYSPKTVIDEQKSEIEKDKAAEEVPNVYEYKKEAAQNRVALISSVFDFIEEVRQEPSDEGDSAAEGDLPDETGVDSITASGKPKKTIDEQLSSLKEKLSKNTTEDVTKYLPDSVFKSLLEANESELSRVKSVVLNQIESIMGDKIKEEEVQGARKELEKRMTSLSFTKPVLDAGIELGKYAIVPNNIYSPELTKERKQQAMDAIEPEKIFQGELLVQKDQTIDKEVYRKLKLLGLLKSNPTIKPLIGLAIFVFMIVGTLYLHYHHVKEPEEKNQNRLIMISIILLSSLLIMKVIDLVEELDIEDIAYLFPAAMAPMLVRILLNDRVAMIVTIILAACGSIIFHGGVDGTIDVEIALYILFSGLSGILFISNQKHRVNILQAGIFVSFVNVLLLFFLVLMGNGQFTRMEYVYYIIFAFVSGITSAVLTIGFLPFFEAGFGILSSMKLIELSNPNHPLLKKILTEAPGTYHHSVMVANLAEAACEAIGENGLLARVGCYYHDIGKTKRPVFFIENQVNIDNPHDRLSPEASKDIIIAHATDGANMLRKYKMPQEIIDIAEQHHGTTLLKYFYYKAKEKDEDIDEASFRYPGPKPQTKEAAIIAVADSVEAAVRSKNNPSPEEISKVVHQIVQDRLKDGQFSQCDITLKELEVVKKTFCETLNGIFHSRIEYPEMKKQKVKEA, from the coding sequence ATGAAGATGTTTACAGGAATCATCTTCATCGGGCTTGCCCTTTTGATTTACGGAATGCTGTACAGTAATGTGAAGCCGGAGACATATGATATTGAGCTGTTTTCTGTTGCACAGAAAAATATATATTCGCCAAAAACCGTAATTGATGAACAAAAGTCCGAGATTGAGAAGGATAAAGCTGCAGAAGAGGTCCCGAATGTCTATGAATATAAAAAGGAAGCAGCTCAAAATAGGGTAGCTCTCATTTCCTCCGTTTTTGATTTTATTGAAGAGGTAAGGCAGGAGCCTTCTGACGAAGGGGATTCTGCAGCAGAGGGGGATCTTCCTGATGAAACGGGGGTTGATTCAATCACTGCATCAGGTAAGCCCAAAAAGACAATTGATGAACAATTATCTTCTTTAAAGGAGAAACTCTCCAAAAACACTACTGAAGATGTGACAAAATATCTGCCTGACTCCGTATTCAAGTCTCTCCTTGAAGCGAATGAATCAGAACTATCAAGGGTCAAAAGCGTGGTATTGAATCAAATTGAATCCATAATGGGTGATAAAATCAAAGAAGAAGAAGTCCAGGGCGCCCGAAAGGAACTCGAAAAAAGGATGACTTCATTAAGTTTTACAAAGCCCGTCCTTGATGCAGGAATTGAATTGGGGAAGTACGCCATCGTCCCGAATAATATATACAGTCCAGAATTAACGAAGGAACGCAAGCAGCAGGCAATGGATGCGATTGAACCCGAGAAGATCTTTCAAGGGGAGCTGCTGGTGCAAAAGGATCAAACCATTGATAAAGAAGTATACAGGAAACTGAAGCTTTTAGGACTGTTAAAAAGCAACCCTACTATAAAGCCGTTGATAGGATTGGCCATTTTTGTCTTCATGATTGTCGGAACGCTGTATCTCCATTATCACCATGTTAAGGAACCAGAGGAAAAAAATCAGAACCGCTTGATTATGATCAGCATCATCCTCTTGTCGTCTTTATTGATCATGAAAGTAATCGATTTAGTGGAAGAATTGGACATAGAAGATATCGCGTATTTATTTCCAGCTGCAATGGCTCCTATGCTTGTGAGAATCCTATTGAATGATCGTGTGGCAATGATCGTCACTATCATCCTGGCCGCATGCGGCAGCATCATCTTCCACGGCGGGGTGGACGGTACGATTGATGTGGAGATTGCCCTGTATATTCTTTTCAGCGGACTATCAGGTATCTTATTCATATCCAATCAAAAGCATAGAGTGAATATTTTGCAGGCAGGGATCTTTGTTTCATTTGTCAATGTGCTGCTGCTGTTCTTCCTTGTATTGATGGGGAACGGACAGTTTACACGAATGGAATATGTTTATTACATTATCTTTGCTTTTGTATCCGGGATTACTTCAGCAGTATTGACGATAGGCTTCCTTCCGTTTTTTGAAGCTGGATTTGGTATTTTATCATCAATGAAGCTCATCGAATTATCCAATCCAAATCATCCATTGTTAAAGAAAATATTGACTGAGGCACCTGGTACCTACCATCACAGTGTAATGGTTGCCAATTTGGCTGAGGCTGCCTGTGAGGCAATCGGTGAGAATGGCCTGCTTGCACGAGTAGGCTGCTACTATCATGATATTGGCAAGACAAAAAGGCCAGTCTTTTTTATCGAGAATCAAGTGAATATTGATAATCCTCATGATCGGTTATCACCCGAGGCAAGCAAGGATATCATCATTGCCCATGCCACCGACGGAGCGAATATGCTGAGGAAATATAAAATGCCTCAGGAAATCATCGATATTGCGGAACAGCATCATGGGACGACGCTTTTGAAGTATTTTTATTATAAAGCGAAGGAAAAAGATGAAGATATTGATGAAGCAAGCTTCAGATACCCCGGACCTAAGCCGCAGACTAAAGAAGCGGCAATCATCGCTGTGGCAGACAGTGTGGAAGCAGCTGTCCGGTCAAAAAACAACCCTTCACCGGAGGAAATCAGCAAAGTGGTCCATCAAATTGTTCAAGACCGTTTGAAGGATGGACAATTCAGTCAATGTGATATAACCTTGAAAGAGCTTGAGGTAGTGAAGAAGACATTTTGTGAAACGCTGAATGGTATATTCCACTCAAGGATAGAATATCCAGAAATGAAAAAACAGAAGGTGAAAGAAGCATGA
- a CDS encoding PhoH family protein yields the protein MSENLKEMNLHIDNPNEAIALFGNSDSNLKIMEDELGVSIVTRGEAIYVSGDEDSVSLVNELIQELLFVIRKGINISGRDVLYAVELGKKGRLESFSDLYEEEITKNAKGKPIRVKTLGQRQYISAIKKKDLVFGIGPAGTGKTYLAVVMAVAALKLGSVKRIILTRPAVEAGESLGFLPGDLKEKVDPYLRPLYDALNDVLGAEHTQRLIERGTIEIAPLAYMRGRTLDDAFVILDEAQNTTQAQMKMFLTRLGFDSKMVITGDRTQIDLPKGAQSGLVASEKILKDISGISFVYLEHSDVVRHPLVSSIIQAYEKNDQ from the coding sequence ATGTCAGAAAACCTAAAAGAAATGAATCTGCACATAGATAATCCGAACGAAGCAATTGCATTATTTGGAAATTCCGACTCTAACTTAAAAATTATGGAGGATGAGCTGGGGGTTTCCATTGTCACCCGCGGCGAGGCCATTTACGTTTCAGGTGATGAAGATTCAGTATCCCTTGTAAACGAATTGATTCAAGAACTTCTCTTTGTTATTCGCAAAGGGATAAACATCAGCGGACGGGATGTATTGTATGCCGTTGAATTAGGGAAAAAAGGAAGACTTGAGTCTTTTTCCGATCTTTATGAAGAAGAAATAACGAAAAATGCAAAAGGCAAGCCGATTCGTGTCAAAACGCTGGGACAGCGCCAGTATATTTCTGCCATTAAAAAGAAGGACCTTGTTTTTGGAATAGGTCCTGCTGGAACAGGTAAGACCTACTTGGCGGTTGTCATGGCTGTCGCTGCCCTTAAACTTGGCAGCGTGAAAAGAATCATTCTTACGAGGCCGGCAGTTGAAGCCGGTGAAAGCCTTGGGTTCCTGCCTGGAGACCTGAAGGAAAAAGTCGATCCTTATTTAAGGCCGCTATATGATGCCCTGAATGATGTCCTAGGAGCAGAGCATACACAGAGGCTTATTGAAAGAGGCACAATCGAAATCGCTCCCCTTGCCTATATGCGCGGCAGGACATTGGACGATGCTTTTGTCATCTTGGATGAGGCTCAAAATACGACGCAGGCACAGATGAAAATGTTCCTTACCAGACTTGGATTTGATTCAAAAATGGTCATTACAGGGGATAGGACCCAAATTGATTTGCCAAAAGGAGCCCAATCAGGGCTGGTTGCCTCAGAAAAAATCCTTAAGGATATTTCCGGCATCTCCTTTGTATACCTGGAACATAGCGATGTAGTAAGACATCCTCTTGTTTCAAGCATCATTCAAGCATATGAAAAAAATGACCAATAA
- the yqfD gene encoding sporulation protein YqfD: MKNHWLTFFGGTVKVKVQGGGLERFINALIRSNMSVWNVKRQGSDTITFMMRLDDISVLRKVKRSFPCKLSFLRGEGAPFLLKRSMKNAGFMLGILLFFVIITILSNIVWGIEIKGATPQTEHSIRKQLDRMGVQVGKSQFFMKDVESIQRELSNSLDNITWVGVVLKGTTYHFQVVEKNAPEKVVETGFQNLIASKKATIVKMFVEEGQTMVSVHDNVDKGQVLVSGYIGKDKHAKLVASKGEVWGQTWYKSSVEIPLESEFHVLTGKEKIKHTIKLWNWEFPIWGFGDNKMKEHVEDKVKHPVKFLKWTLPISYNKTTIREEETGKRTYTKTDALREGKELARNSLKAQLDKDAKIIDEKVLHEKVENGKVVLSLYFQVVENIAIGQPIIQGD; encoded by the coding sequence TTGAAGAATCATTGGCTGACTTTTTTTGGAGGAACCGTGAAAGTAAAGGTGCAAGGCGGCGGTTTAGAACGATTCATTAATGCACTAATCCGATCGAATATGTCAGTATGGAATGTGAAGAGGCAGGGAAGCGATACTATTACCTTCATGATGCGTCTGGATGATATTTCTGTCCTTCGAAAGGTAAAAAGATCTTTCCCTTGTAAACTGTCATTCCTAAGGGGGGAAGGAGCACCTTTTTTGTTGAAAAGATCCATGAAGAATGCCGGTTTTATGTTAGGTATCCTTCTTTTCTTTGTAATCATTACTATTCTATCCAATATCGTATGGGGGATAGAAATCAAGGGAGCGACCCCCCAAACGGAACATTCAATTCGGAAACAGTTGGATCGAATGGGTGTGCAGGTTGGTAAATCTCAGTTCTTTATGAAGGATGTTGAATCGATACAACGGGAATTAAGTAATTCATTAGACAACATCACTTGGGTTGGTGTGGTCTTGAAAGGGACAACTTATCATTTTCAAGTGGTCGAAAAAAATGCACCTGAGAAAGTGGTGGAAACTGGTTTCCAAAACTTAATCGCATCCAAAAAGGCCACTATTGTAAAAATGTTTGTGGAAGAAGGACAAACAATGGTCAGTGTGCATGACAATGTAGACAAAGGGCAGGTTTTAGTGTCAGGCTATATCGGTAAGGACAAGCATGCAAAATTGGTCGCTTCTAAAGGAGAAGTCTGGGGACAGACATGGTATAAAAGCAGTGTGGAAATTCCACTCGAATCAGAATTTCATGTATTGACAGGAAAGGAAAAAATTAAACATACCATTAAGCTATGGAATTGGGAATTCCCGATTTGGGGCTTCGGCGATAATAAAATGAAGGAACATGTAGAAGATAAGGTAAAACATCCAGTCAAATTTTTAAAATGGACATTGCCAATCAGCTATAATAAAACCACCATTAGAGAAGAAGAAACCGGGAAAAGGACATATACAAAAACAGATGCTTTAAGAGAAGGCAAAGAGCTTGCGAGAAACAGTCTGAAAGCGCAATTGGATAAAGATGCAAAAATCATAGATGAAAAAGTTTTGCATGAAAAAGTCGAGAATGGTAAAGTAGTCTTATCATTATACTTCCAAGTTGTAGAAAACATTGCGATTGGACAACCGATCATTCAAGGAGACTAA
- the yqfC gene encoding sporulation protein YqfC, with protein sequence MAKNIAQRVRTWMTKKMDLPEDVIMDLPRITMIGQIHIYIENHRGLLGFSDREVRLLLKQGQLLIKGDSFVIKTILPEEIMLEGKIGEVLYLDE encoded by the coding sequence ATGGCCAAAAATATCGCACAAAGGGTTCGGACCTGGATGACTAAAAAAATGGACCTGCCGGAAGATGTCATAATGGACCTTCCTCGAATCACCATGATTGGACAAATACATATTTATATTGAAAATCACAGAGGACTATTGGGTTTTTCAGATAGAGAAGTGAGGCTGCTGTTAAAACAAGGGCAGCTCTTGATCAAAGGTGACTCTTTTGTCATCAAAACTATATTGCCCGAAGAAATCATGCTAGAAGGAAAAATTGGTGAAGTCCTGTATTTGGATGAATAG
- the floA gene encoding flotillin-like protein FloA (flotillin-like protein involved in membrane lipid rafts), which yields MLMDAGTILILLAIALGIIVLAVLFTFVPVMLWVSALAAGVRISIFTLIGMRLRRVIPSRVINPLIKASKAGLNVTINQLESHYLAGGNIDRVVNALIAAHRANIELSFERCAAIDLAGRDVLDAVQMSVNPKVIETPFIAGVAMNGIEVKAKARITVRANIERLVGGAGEETVIARVGEGIVSTIGSSEDHKKVLENPDLISQTVLTKGLDAGTAFEILSIDIADVDIGKNIGAELQTEQADADKKIAQAKAEERRAMAVANEQEMKAKVQEMRAKVVESEAEVPLAMAEALRAGNIGVMDYMNFKNIDADTDMRESIGKMTGDAKEKPKNTK from the coding sequence ATGTTGATGGATGCAGGAACGATACTTATTTTATTGGCCATTGCATTAGGGATCATCGTATTAGCTGTATTATTTACATTTGTCCCTGTCATGCTTTGGGTTTCAGCATTGGCAGCCGGAGTAAGGATAAGTATATTTACCTTGATTGGAATGAGGCTGAGACGCGTTATCCCAAGCAGGGTAATCAATCCTTTGATTAAAGCATCAAAAGCAGGATTGAATGTCACAATCAATCAGTTGGAAAGCCACTACCTTGCCGGAGGGAATATTGACAGGGTGGTCAATGCACTGATTGCGGCACACCGGGCGAATATTGAACTTTCATTTGAACGATGCGCTGCTATCGACCTTGCAGGCAGGGATGTGTTGGATGCCGTTCAAATGAGTGTAAACCCAAAAGTAATTGAAACGCCATTTATTGCCGGAGTGGCAATGAATGGGATTGAAGTGAAAGCGAAAGCAAGGATCACTGTCCGGGCCAATATTGAAAGATTGGTAGGGGGAGCAGGTGAAGAAACCGTCATTGCCCGTGTTGGGGAAGGGATTGTCAGTACGATCGGTTCTTCCGAGGATCATAAAAAGGTACTGGAAAATCCAGACTTGATTTCACAAACCGTCTTGACTAAAGGTTTGGATGCCGGTACTGCATTTGAAATCCTCTCCATTGATATTGCTGATGTTGATATCGGCAAAAATATCGGTGCGGAACTTCAAACGGAACAAGCGGATGCAGACAAAAAAATCGCACAAGCTAAAGCTGAAGAAAGACGTGCAATGGCTGTCGCGAACGAACAGGAAATGAAGGCAAAAGTTCAGGAGATGCGGGCGAAAGTGGTTGAATCCGAGGCAGAGGTCCCTCTTGCCATGGCAGAAGCTTTGAGGGCAGGGAATATCGGCGTAATGGACTATATGAACTTTAAGAACATTGATGCGGATACAGACATGCGTGAATCCATTGGCAAAATGACAGGGGATGCTAAGGAAAAGCCAAAAAATACGAAGTGA
- a CDS encoding NfeD family protein, with the protein MKKKIAAILLLFMAVLLIPSIAKGSAQHKLVYIIPVHDEISRSLTVFIDKSIKEAEKNNADLILFDMDTPGGSVSEAVNIGKKFEETEIESAVYADSRALSAGAYIALHADHIYMTPNATMGASAIVDQKGNMADKKAKSFWRAAMKNAAEQHGRNPEYAIAMADPEFDMPNLNAGKGDLLTLTADQAEKVRYSEGTYKNVESLLSDIGYKDAKVVKMDLSPSEKFAKFLTNPFIVPILLTVASLGLVLELYSPGFGIAGTAGLSALVLFFYGHLVSGLAGYESLVMFIIGLLLLVIELFVPGAIAGILGAAAIIVSLYMAAGNVMYMGISILIAAAAAIIGMIVMVKIFGKQMKMFKKMILFDSTNTESGYVSNVNRLELIGRIGIAKTPLRPAGTILIDDERVDVVSEGGYIAKDVKVMVMKVEGSRIIVREYLKTEEF; encoded by the coding sequence ATGAAGAAAAAGATTGCAGCAATCCTGCTATTGTTCATGGCAGTATTATTGATTCCTAGTATTGCCAAGGGATCTGCACAGCATAAACTGGTTTATATCATCCCTGTCCATGATGAAATTAGCAGATCGCTTACGGTCTTTATTGACAAATCGATTAAAGAAGCAGAAAAAAATAATGCTGATCTCATTTTGTTTGATATGGATACTCCGGGTGGATCAGTATCAGAAGCTGTGAACATTGGGAAAAAGTTTGAAGAGACCGAGATTGAGTCTGCAGTCTATGCCGATTCCAGGGCATTATCTGCAGGGGCGTATATTGCATTGCACGCCGATCATATTTATATGACCCCTAATGCCACGATGGGAGCATCGGCAATCGTCGACCAAAAAGGGAATATGGCAGATAAAAAAGCAAAAAGCTTTTGGAGAGCAGCAATGAAGAATGCAGCGGAGCAGCATGGAAGGAATCCGGAATATGCAATAGCAATGGCAGATCCGGAATTCGATATGCCAAATTTAAATGCAGGCAAAGGGGATTTATTGACATTGACTGCTGACCAGGCTGAAAAAGTCCGCTACTCAGAAGGAACCTACAAAAATGTAGAATCCTTATTATCGGACATCGGATATAAGGATGCGAAAGTAGTGAAAATGGACTTAAGTCCATCTGAAAAATTCGCAAAGTTCCTGACAAATCCCTTCATTGTTCCAATCCTTTTGACTGTTGCAAGCCTTGGTCTCGTACTCGAATTATATTCACCTGGTTTTGGGATAGCCGGGACAGCTGGCCTTAGTGCACTTGTATTGTTTTTTTATGGGCACCTTGTATCGGGATTGGCTGGATACGAGTCGCTTGTGATGTTCATCATCGGGCTCCTTCTCTTAGTCATAGAATTGTTTGTGCCTGGGGCTATTGCAGGAATACTAGGCGCAGCGGCAATCATCGTAAGCTTATACATGGCAGCAGGGAATGTGATGTATATGGGTATTTCTATTTTAATTGCTGCAGCTGCAGCAATCATTGGAATGATTGTTATGGTGAAAATTTTCGGTAAGCAAATGAAGATGTTTAAAAAAATGATTCTTTTTGACTCTACCAATACCGAGAGCGGATATGTATCAAATGTAAATAGGCTGGAGCTTATTGGGCGCATCGGAATTGCCAAGACTCCTCTACGGCCTGCGGGGACCATTCTCATCGATGATGAAAGAGTGGATGTCGTTAGTGAAGGCGGATACATTGCCAAGGATGTAAAGGTCATGGTGATGAAAGTGGAAGGGTCGCGGATCATTGTACGGGAATATTTAAAAACAGAAGAATTTTAA
- a CDS encoding GatB/YqeY domain-containing protein, with translation MSLLERLNGDMKQAMKNKEKEKLSVIRMLKAALQNEAIKLGKQELTEDEELTVLSREVKQRKDSLLEFENAGREDLAEKVRTEITFVEIYMPKQLSEEEVAQIVKHTISEVNASSKADMGKVMSALMPKVKGKADGSLVSKLVQQLLS, from the coding sequence ATGAGTCTTCTCGAACGTTTAAACGGTGATATGAAACAAGCGATGAAGAATAAGGAAAAAGAGAAGCTCTCCGTTATTAGAATGCTTAAAGCTGCATTGCAAAATGAAGCTATTAAATTAGGCAAACAAGAATTAACGGAAGACGAAGAGTTGACAGTTCTTTCTCGCGAAGTCAAGCAACGCAAAGACTCCCTTCTGGAATTTGAAAACGCTGGTCGAGAAGATTTGGCGGAAAAAGTTCGCACAGAAATAACTTTCGTTGAAATATACATGCCTAAACAGCTGTCAGAGGAAGAAGTTGCACAGATTGTTAAACACACTATTTCTGAAGTAAACGCTTCATCTAAAGCTGATATGGGTAAAGTGATGAGTGCGCTGATGCCTAAAGTAAAAGGCAAAGCAGATGGGTCACTCGTGAGCAAACTCGTTCAACAACTTTTATCTTAA
- the rpsU gene encoding 30S ribosomal protein S21: MSKTVVRKNESLEDALRRFKRSVSKTGTLQEYRKREFYEKPSVKRKKKSEAARKRKF, from the coding sequence ATGTCAAAAACAGTTGTTCGTAAAAACGAATCGCTTGAAGATGCTCTTCGTCGCTTCAAACGCTCAGTTTCTAAAACAGGAACTTTACAAGAGTACAGAAAGCGCGAATTTTATGAAAAGCCAAGCGTAAAACGCAAGAAAAAGTCCGAAGCTGCTAGAAAACGCAAGTTTTAA